A single window of Vigna unguiculata cultivar IT97K-499-35 chromosome 1, ASM411807v1, whole genome shotgun sequence DNA harbors:
- the LOC114176574 gene encoding H/ACA ribonucleoprotein complex subunit 3-like protein, which translates to MYLQFYINDNGDKVYTTKKESPLGLATQSAHPARFSPDDKYSRQRVTLKKRFGLLPTQQPPPKY; encoded by the exons ATGTATCTTCAATTTTACATAAACGACAATGGTGACAAAGTCTACACCACTAAG AAGGAGTCGCCGCTAGGGCTAGCTACACAATCTGCGCATCCAG CCCGGTTTTCACCCGATGATAAATATTCGAGGCAGAGAGTTACTCTGAAGAAGCGTTTTGGATTGTTACCAACCCAGCAGCCACCTCCAAAGTACTGA